In Quercus robur chromosome 10, dhQueRobu3.1, whole genome shotgun sequence, a genomic segment contains:
- the LOC126702596 gene encoding protein SAR DEFICIENT 1: protein MAAKRYFNESESNEDQPPEKKMKSRPSFASVIGEVVMVNSLQNLFSALEPLLRRVVKEEVEHVLGRNTRSLLRSPSLRIQALEPSSLKLKFSNKLSLPVFTGSKIGSFDNNPLQIFVVDNANPNVPIILPQPIKIEIVVVDGDFPQGDRETWTSEEFNNNIVKERTGRRPLLTGELNVTMRDGFAPIGDIEFTDNSSWIRSRKFRVGVRVVPGSNGDVRICEAMTEPFVVKDHRGELYKKHHPPMLDDDVWRLEKIGKDGAFHNKLKSEGIKTVQDFLKLSIANPQLLRKILGVGMSDKMWEATIKHARTCVLGNKQYVFRGNNHLVMLNPICQVVKAVIDGQDRDLSSIDRTYIERLVREAYMNWSSLEEVDASLNETALLTQGEMMEQYPNHQLTMVKPFQQHGYIVDRAIDMGYELNSDQAGCIDLTYVSMPSSNIGINYTITESSSDGELTPSAPRSFLSGN from the exons atggCGGCCaaaagatattttaatgaatCTGAATCAAATGAAGATCAGCCACCGGAGAAAAAGATGAAATCTAGACCTTCTTTTGCTTC AGTTATTGGAGAAGTGGTTATGGTGAATTCACTACAGAATCTTTTCTCAGCATTGGAACCTTTGCTTAGAAGAGTG GTGAAGGAAGAGGTGGAGCATGTTCTAGGACGCAACACACGCTCCTTGCTAAGGTCCCCTTCATTGCGAATTCAAGCTCTAGAGCCATCAAGCTTGAAACTAAAGTTCAGTAACAAGCTTTCACTCCCCGTATTCACCGGAAGCAAGATTGGAAGTTTTGACAACAATCCACTTCAAATATTTGTGGTAGACAATGCTAATCCAAATGTTCCAATAATTCTCCCTCAACCAATCAAGAttgaaattgttgttgttgatggagACTTCCCTCAGGGGGATAGGGAAACTTGGACTAGTGAAGAATTCAACAACAACATTGTGAAGGAGAGAACCGGAAGGCGGCCATTGCTTACCGGAGAGTTAAATGTCACCATGAGGGATGGTTTTGCACCAATTGGAGATATAGAATTTACTGACAATTCAAGCTGGATTCGAAGCCGAAAATTTAGGGTTGGCGTAAGAGTGGTTCCAGGAAGCAATGGAGATGTTAGAATTTGTGAAGCCATGACTGAACCTTTTGTTGTCAAAGATCATCGTGGAGAAT TGtacaaaaaacatcatccaccaATGTTGGATGACGATGTTTGGCGCCTAGAGAAGATCGGAAAAGATGGAGCTTTCCATAACAAGTTGAAATCTGAGGGCATAAAAACTGTACAAGACTTCTTGAAGTTGTCTATTGCGAATCCTCAATTACTTCGAAAG ATTTTAGGTGTCGGAATGTCTGACAAAATGTGGGAAGCCACGATAAAGCATGCTAGGACTTGCGTTTTGGGCAACAAACAGTACGTTTTCCGGGGAAATAATCATTTGGTCATGTTAAATCCAATATGCCAAGTTGTGAAGGCTGTGATTGATGGCCAAGATAGGGACCTAAGCAGTATTGATAGG ACCTACATTGAGAGATTAGTGAGGGAAGCATATATGAACTGGAGTTCCTTAGAAGAGGTGGATGCAAGTTTGAATGAGACTGCCTTACTAACACAAG GGGAAATGATGGAGCAATATCCCAATCATCAACTGACGATGGTGAAGCCATTTCAGCAACATGGATACATTGTTGATAGAGCTATTGATATGGGGTACGAATTGAATAGTGATCAGGCTGGATGCATTGACTTGACATATGTAAGCATGCCCAGTAGTAATATTGGAATCAACTATACCATTACAGAGTCATCATCGGACGGTGAATTAACACCTTCAGCTCCAAGGTCATTCCTCAGTGGGAATTAG